Proteins found in one Scomber scombrus chromosome 15, fScoSco1.1, whole genome shotgun sequence genomic segment:
- the LOC133994911 gene encoding LOW QUALITY PROTEIN: heat shock protein 30-like (The sequence of the model RefSeq protein was modified relative to this genomic sequence to represent the inferred CDS: inserted 1 base in 1 codon): protein MLCSHGFQSALSPSVDFYWPVCSLWPEVKPLLYQQDLLQRNLQEVHSSLELMDKLQHKILEGTEPFQTSGAKQPVSYQLEKEGDQFKLTLDTQGFSPEELSVRQVGNKLRASGKTEKKQEDGXGSYSYRCQEVRHEFDLPEGLNCESVTCYLAPDGKLHIQAAKALSVEEAERELPIKRSLEEKKQQSLSSQT from the exons ATGCTGTGCTCTCATGGATTCCAGTCTGCCCTCAGTCCATCCGTGGACTTCTACTGGCCTGTATGCAGTCTGTGGCCAGAGGTCAAACCTCTGCTCTACCAACAGGATCTACTGCAGAGAAACCTACAGGAGGTGCACAGCAGTCTAGAGTTGATGGACAAACTTCAACACAAGATCCTGGAGGGAACAGAGCCTTTCCAAACCAGTGGGGCCAAGCAACCAGTCTCCTACCAGctggagaaagagggagatcAGTTTAAACTGACCCTGGACACTCAAGGCTTTTCCCCAGAAGAGCTGTCTGTCAGGCAGGTGGGAAACAAGCTGAGAGCCAGtgggaagacagagaaaaagcaaGAGGATG AAGGCTCCTACTCTTACAGATGTCAGGAGGTCAGACATGAGTTTGATCTGCCTGAAGGACTGAACTGTGAATCCGTCACCTGCTACCTGGCTCCAGATGGGAAGCTCCACATCCAGGCAGCTAAAGCTCTGAGTGTTGAGGAGGCTGAAAGAGAGCTGCCTATCAAGAGGAGcttggaggagaaaaaacagcagagtCTGAGTTCACAGACATAG
- the si:dkey-175m17.6 gene encoding N-acetyllactosaminide beta-1,3-N-acetylglucosaminyltransferase 2 yields the protein MGKCCKCNGRLLCMCLLPCMMTGHLVIYIMVSIFVTMSYTPPKITIHYIAPGISANSGALASHPVSPFWNLRLEDSALWNQLQHTWDRQHNPILHGNATGILRKPKVKLLSQIEDECLSDCMSRMCSVPRLHDINSLPEQMRAFIRSMHCREYPLLINQPDMCRRKNISFGLDSPMLFMAIKSQVGNFENRQAIRETWGRSGPVKGGSNKKGGLVRTVFLLGRQDSSTGPHPDLKNLLELENQKYRDILQWDFRDTFFNLTLKDLLFWHWLQQYCPTAIFVFKGDDDVFVRTGALLDYLHKQLMEHNQWRAYTNETDMDLFVGDVINNAMPNREPSTKYYIPESFYKGAYPPYAGGGGVVYSGSLALRLKEVSNRVRLFPIDDVYLGMCLNRLGLSPSHNPGFLTFDLPVTDRANPCAYKSVLLVHKRSPKEMLTLWKQLQNLPGQC from the coding sequence ATGGGTAAATGCTGCAAATGCAATGGGAGACTCCTGTGCATGTGCCTGCTGCCCTGTATGATGACCGGCCACCTTGTGATTTATATAATGGTGTCCATATTCGTCACTATGTCCTACACTCCTCCAAAAATAACCATCCACTATATTGCTCCGGGGATTTCTGCAAATTCTGGGGCTTTGGCTTCCCACCCCGTCAGCCCTTTCTGGAACCTCCGTCTGGAGGACAGTGCATTGTGGAACCAGCTGCAGCACACTTGGGACCGTCAGCACAATCCGATACTGCACGGAAATGCAACTGGGATATTGAGGAAGCCAAAGGTAAAGCTTTTATCACAAATTGAGGATGAATGCCTTTCTGACTGCATGTCACGCATGTGTTCAGTCCCTCGTCTACATGATATCAACAGCTTGCCAGAACAAATGAGGGCATTTATCAGGTCAATGCACTGTAGGGAATATCCCCTCCTTATCAATCAGCCTGATATGTGTAGAAGAAAGAACATTAGCTTTGGTCTCGACTCTCCCATGCTCTTCATGGCCATCAAATCTCAAGTGGGAAACTTTGAAAACAGGCAGGCCATCCGTGAAACATGGGGACGCAGTGGTCCAGTGAAGGGTGGGTCAAATAAGAAAGGTGGATTAGTGCGCACAGTATTTCTGCTTGGCAGGCAGGACTCAAGTACAGGTCCTCATCCGGACCTCAAAAACCTCCTGGAGCTTGAGAACCAGAAATACAGGGACATCCTACAGTGGGATTTCAGAGACACTTTctttaacctaaccctaaagGACTTGCTGTTCTGGCACTGGCTCCAGCAATACTGCCCCACTGCCATCTTTGTGTTCAAAGGGGATGATGATGTCTTTGTTCGAACAGGCGCCCTTCTGGATTACCTGCACAAGCAGTTGATGGAGCATAACCAGTGGAGAGCCTATACAAATGAAACTGACATGGATTTGTTTGTAGGGGATGTAATCAATAACGCAATGCCAAACCGTGAGCCATCAACCAAATACTACATACCAGAAAGTTTCTACAAAGGTGCATACCCACCATACGCTGGTGGAGGAGGGGTTGTGTATTCTGGTTCACTTGCATTGCGATTGAAAGAGGTGTCTAACAGGGTGCGCCTTTTCCCAATAGACGACGTTTATCTGGGCATGTGCCTGAACAGACTCGGGCTCTCTCCAAGCCACAATCCTGGGTTTTTAACATTTGATCTTCCAGTGACAGACCGGGCGAATCCCTGTGCTTACAAATCTGTTCTGCTCGTTCACAAACGGAGTCCCAAGGAGATGTTGACACTGTGGAAGCAACTCCAGAATCTGCCTGGTCAATGTTGA